Proteins encoded in a region of the Athene noctua chromosome 4, bAthNoc1.hap1.1, whole genome shotgun sequence genome:
- the CDKL2 gene encoding cyclin-dependent kinase-like 2 isoform X1: MEKYQVLGLVGEGSYGVVTKCRNKESGQIVAVKKFLESEDDAVVRKIAVREIKLLKQLRHENLVNLLEVCKKKKRWYLVFEFVDHTVLDDLEAFPNGLEYSRVRKYLFQIMRGIAFCHSHNIIHRDIKPENILVSQSGVVKLCDFGFARTLAASGEAYTDYVATRWYRAPELLVGDSKYGKAVDVWAVGSLITEMLTGEPLFPGDSDIDQLYHITKCLGNLIPRHQELFYKNPLFAGMRLPEVKEAESLDKRYPKLSASVLDLAKKCLQIDPDKRPSCAELLQCDFFNKDGFAERFAQELKLKIQKDARDHQLQKKSKISKRDKDILEERKMLGVQDLSIDPKSRDAKLLKAKRSKAIVEKADRSSNLSSLFDSAINPFKISPQTSLKDSSSSLDYARNAGIVIPPINQNFSPTMVGMGPVPGNLNYRVDEKSKKYLNPFLKQRKHSPAGHYSVSLTSVTNEKNILHANRKKWEFSRTDVRLPELNHLPELRGVEAWHPRFLRKENKTVSESRVPSLAAIDLHNPSLASQQVAKQYNVVRDLDSRCNRSQLP, translated from the exons ATGGAGAAGTACCAAGTGCTGGGCCTCGTGGGGGAAGGTAGCTACGGGGTGGTGACCAAGTGCCGAAACAAGGAGAGCGGGCAGATCGTCGCCGTCAAGAAGTTCCTGGAAAGCGAGGACGATGCGGTGGTACGGAAGATCGCCGTGAGGGAAATCAAACTGCTGAAG CAACTCAGACATGAGAATCTCGTGAACCTGCTGGAAGTGTGTAAAAAGAAGAAACGGTGGTATCTGGTGTTTGAATTTGTGGATCACACAGTGCTTGATGACCTTGAGGCCTTTCCAAATGGACTAGAGTACAGCAGGGTTCGGAAATACTTATTTCAGATTATGAGAGGAATAGCATTTTGTCACAGTCATAAT ATAATACATCGGGACATTAAGCCAGAGAACATACTAGTTTCCCAGTCGGGAGTTGTAAAACTATGTGACTTTGGATTTGCCCGTACCTTAGCAGCTTCTGGGGAAGCTTACACAGACTATGTGGCAACTCGATGGTACAGAGCTCCGGAGCTGCTGGTGGGAGATAGCAAGTATGGCAA ggctgtTGATGTGTGGGCTGTTGGCTCTCTGATAACAGAAATGCTTACAGGAGAGCCCCTCTTCCCTGGAGATTCGGACATTGACCAGCTCTACCATATCACCAAGTGCCTGG GTAATTTAATTCCAAGACACCAAGAGTTATTCTACAAAAATCCCCTCTTTGCTGGTATGAGGTTGCCTGAAGTGAAGGAGGCTGAATCTCTTGACAAACGATATCCCAAGCTCTCTGCTTCGGTGCTAGATTTAGCCAAG AAGTGTTTGCAGATTGATCCAGACAAAAGACCATCCTGTGCTGAACTCTTGCAGTGCGATTTCTTTAACAAGGATGGATTTGCTGAAAG ATTTGCTCAGGAGCTTAAATTAAAGATTCAGAAAGATGCCAGAGACCAccaattacaaaaaaaatcaaaaatcagcAAAAGGGACAAAGatattttagaagaaagaaagatgCTTGGTGTCCAG GATCTCAGCATTGACCCAAAGAGCAGAGATGCAAAGCTATTAAAGGCAAAGCGCTCTAAAGCTATTGTGGAGAAAGCAGACCGATCCTCCAACCTGAGCTCCCTCTTCGACAGTGCAATCAACCCATTTAAAATAAGCCCTCAAACGAGTCTAAAAGATTCCAGCAGCAGCTTGGACTATGCCAGGAATGCAGGCATAGTTATCCCGCCCATCAACCAGAACTTTTCTCCCACTATGGTTGGGATGGGTCCTGTTCCTGGGAACCTTAATTACAG GGTTgatgaaaagagtaaaaaatactTGAACCCATTTCTAAAGCAACGGAAGCATTCTCCAGCAGGCCATTACAGTGTAAGCTTGACATCG GttactaatgaaaaaaacatcCTTCACGCAAATAGGAAAAAATGGGAATTCTCCAGAACAGATGTGCGTTTGCCAGAACTAAATCATCTCCCTGAACTGAGAGGAGTGGAAG CGTGGCATCCCCGatttctgagaaaggaaaataaaacagtttcGGAGTCCCGTGTCCCCTCCCTTGCTGCTATTGACCTCCATAACCCAAGTCTGGCCTCACAGCAGGTAGCAAAGCAATACAATG TTGTCAGGGACCTTGATTCCCGATGCAACAGAAGCCAGCTTCCCTAG
- the CDKL2 gene encoding cyclin-dependent kinase-like 2 isoform X2, giving the protein MEKYQVLGLVGEGSYGVVTKCRNKESGQIVAVKKFLESEDDAVVRKIAVREIKLLKQLRHENLVNLLEVCKKKKRWYLVFEFVDHTVLDDLEAFPNGLEYSRVRKYLFQIMRGIAFCHSHNIIHRDIKPENILVSQSGVVKLCDFGFARTLAASGEAYTDYVATRWYRAPELLVGDSKYGKAVDVWAVGSLITEMLTGEPLFPGDSDIDQLYHITKCLGNLIPRHQELFYKNPLFAGMRLPEVKEAESLDKRYPKLSASVLDLAKKCLQIDPDKRPSCAELLQCDFFNKDGFAERFAQELKLKIQKDARDHQLQKKSKISKRDKDILEERKMLGVQDLSIDPKSRDAKLLKAKRSKAIVEKADRSSNLSSLFDSAINPFKISPQTSLKDSSSSLDYARNAGIVIPPINQNFSPTMVGMGPVPGNLNYRVDEKSKKYLNPFLKQRKHSPAGHYSVSLTSVTNEKNILHANRKKWEFSRTDVRLPELNHLPELRGVEAWHPRFLRKENKTVSESRVPSLAAIDLHNPSLASQQLSGTLIPDATEASFPRVEH; this is encoded by the exons ATGGAGAAGTACCAAGTGCTGGGCCTCGTGGGGGAAGGTAGCTACGGGGTGGTGACCAAGTGCCGAAACAAGGAGAGCGGGCAGATCGTCGCCGTCAAGAAGTTCCTGGAAAGCGAGGACGATGCGGTGGTACGGAAGATCGCCGTGAGGGAAATCAAACTGCTGAAG CAACTCAGACATGAGAATCTCGTGAACCTGCTGGAAGTGTGTAAAAAGAAGAAACGGTGGTATCTGGTGTTTGAATTTGTGGATCACACAGTGCTTGATGACCTTGAGGCCTTTCCAAATGGACTAGAGTACAGCAGGGTTCGGAAATACTTATTTCAGATTATGAGAGGAATAGCATTTTGTCACAGTCATAAT ATAATACATCGGGACATTAAGCCAGAGAACATACTAGTTTCCCAGTCGGGAGTTGTAAAACTATGTGACTTTGGATTTGCCCGTACCTTAGCAGCTTCTGGGGAAGCTTACACAGACTATGTGGCAACTCGATGGTACAGAGCTCCGGAGCTGCTGGTGGGAGATAGCAAGTATGGCAA ggctgtTGATGTGTGGGCTGTTGGCTCTCTGATAACAGAAATGCTTACAGGAGAGCCCCTCTTCCCTGGAGATTCGGACATTGACCAGCTCTACCATATCACCAAGTGCCTGG GTAATTTAATTCCAAGACACCAAGAGTTATTCTACAAAAATCCCCTCTTTGCTGGTATGAGGTTGCCTGAAGTGAAGGAGGCTGAATCTCTTGACAAACGATATCCCAAGCTCTCTGCTTCGGTGCTAGATTTAGCCAAG AAGTGTTTGCAGATTGATCCAGACAAAAGACCATCCTGTGCTGAACTCTTGCAGTGCGATTTCTTTAACAAGGATGGATTTGCTGAAAG ATTTGCTCAGGAGCTTAAATTAAAGATTCAGAAAGATGCCAGAGACCAccaattacaaaaaaaatcaaaaatcagcAAAAGGGACAAAGatattttagaagaaagaaagatgCTTGGTGTCCAG GATCTCAGCATTGACCCAAAGAGCAGAGATGCAAAGCTATTAAAGGCAAAGCGCTCTAAAGCTATTGTGGAGAAAGCAGACCGATCCTCCAACCTGAGCTCCCTCTTCGACAGTGCAATCAACCCATTTAAAATAAGCCCTCAAACGAGTCTAAAAGATTCCAGCAGCAGCTTGGACTATGCCAGGAATGCAGGCATAGTTATCCCGCCCATCAACCAGAACTTTTCTCCCACTATGGTTGGGATGGGTCCTGTTCCTGGGAACCTTAATTACAG GGTTgatgaaaagagtaaaaaatactTGAACCCATTTCTAAAGCAACGGAAGCATTCTCCAGCAGGCCATTACAGTGTAAGCTTGACATCG GttactaatgaaaaaaacatcCTTCACGCAAATAGGAAAAAATGGGAATTCTCCAGAACAGATGTGCGTTTGCCAGAACTAAATCATCTCCCTGAACTGAGAGGAGTGGAAG CGTGGCATCCCCGatttctgagaaaggaaaataaaacagtttcGGAGTCCCGTGTCCCCTCCCTTGCTGCTATTGACCTCCATAACCCAAGTCTGGCCTCACAGCAG TTGTCAGGGACCTTGATTCCCGATGCAACAGAAGCCAGCTTCCCTAGAGTTGAGCACTAG